One Nocardia farcinica genomic region harbors:
- a CDS encoding carbon-nitrogen hydrolase family protein produces the protein MSQRDSFRAAAVQAAPVWLDGAATVDKCVALIEEAADNGAALIAFPETFVPGYPWWLWLDSPAWGMQFVARYFDNSLALDGPLFARLREAARRSAITVVTGHSERDGGSLYMGQAIIGADGEVLAARRKLKPTHVERTVFGESDGSNLTVVDTELGRLGALCCWEHLQPLTKYAMYSQHEQIHVAAWPSFSVYRGAAYALGPEVNTGAARQYAVEGQCFVLSPCAVIDEAGVELFCDTPAKRELLLPGGGFAQIYGPDGRELGTALPETEEGLVYADLESSAVAVAKSAADPVGHYSRPDVLQLLWDPRPRSVVRQVALSVASPAESADDAEPAVR, from the coding sequence ATGAGTCAGCGAGACAGTTTCCGCGCCGCGGCGGTGCAGGCGGCACCGGTGTGGCTGGACGGCGCCGCGACGGTGGACAAGTGCGTCGCGTTGATCGAGGAGGCGGCCGACAACGGGGCGGCGCTGATCGCCTTCCCGGAGACGTTCGTGCCCGGCTACCCGTGGTGGCTGTGGCTGGATTCGCCGGCGTGGGGCATGCAGTTCGTGGCCCGCTACTTCGACAACTCGCTCGCGCTGGACGGCCCGCTGTTCGCCCGGTTGCGCGAGGCGGCCCGCCGCAGCGCGATCACGGTGGTGACCGGGCACAGCGAGCGCGACGGCGGTTCGCTGTACATGGGCCAGGCGATCATCGGAGCCGACGGCGAAGTGCTCGCCGCCCGCCGCAAGCTCAAGCCGACCCACGTCGAGCGCACCGTCTTCGGTGAGAGCGACGGCTCGAACCTGACGGTGGTGGACACCGAGCTGGGCCGCCTCGGCGCGCTGTGCTGCTGGGAGCATCTGCAGCCGCTGACCAAGTACGCGATGTACTCCCAGCACGAGCAGATCCACGTGGCGGCCTGGCCGAGCTTCTCGGTCTACCGGGGCGCCGCGTACGCGCTCGGCCCCGAGGTCAACACCGGCGCGGCCCGCCAGTACGCGGTCGAGGGCCAGTGCTTCGTGCTCTCGCCGTGCGCGGTGATCGACGAGGCCGGTGTCGAATTGTTCTGCGACACACCGGCCAAGCGCGAACTGTTGCTGCCCGGCGGCGGCTTCGCCCAGATCTACGGCCCGGACGGGCGGGAGCTGGGCACGGCGTTGCCGGAGACCGAGGAGGGCCTGGTCTACGCCGACCTCGAGTCCTCGGCCGTGGCGGTGGCCAAGAGCGCGGCCGACCCGGTCGGCCACTACAGCCGCCCGGATGTGCTGCAACTGCTGTGGGATCCGCGGCCGCGCAGTGTGGTCCGGCAGGTCGCGCTCAGTGTGGCGAGCCCGGCCGAGAGCGCCGACGACGCCGAACCCGCGGTGCGGTGA
- a CDS encoding helix-turn-helix domain-containing protein, with protein MGDFDHWETSISEAFVALRASTPDPASFRGALVQVGHGELCHLTTVDAAPQDVARSPGLVRRNPTDSVMIGLQTRGRGFVEQDGRVAAVGPGDLVVYDPARPYTLRFPTPFVTRVLLLPRTHLREVEQAIGDLTARALPGAGGIGAVFGAFVTSVAEQRDTLTEDTHQSLCWQAAALGTALLRTVAGTSTPHSPAQEDLLRRARTYAEEHLADPALNAAALARALHVSPRYLFKLFAERETTPGRWIQARRLDRARAEIAANPAVLVSVVAARCGFADPTHFSRAFKSRFGLTPSAFAARVAGR; from the coding sequence ATGGGCGACTTCGATCACTGGGAGACCTCGATCAGCGAGGCGTTCGTCGCGCTGCGCGCCAGCACGCCCGACCCGGCATCCTTCCGCGGCGCCCTCGTCCAGGTCGGACACGGCGAACTCTGCCATCTGACCACCGTCGACGCGGCGCCCCAGGATGTGGCGCGCTCGCCGGGCCTGGTGCGCCGCAACCCGACCGACTCGGTGATGATCGGATTACAGACGCGCGGCCGCGGGTTCGTCGAACAGGACGGCCGGGTGGCCGCCGTCGGGCCCGGCGACCTGGTCGTCTACGACCCCGCCCGCCCGTACACGCTGCGCTTCCCCACGCCCTTCGTCACCCGCGTGCTGCTGCTGCCGCGCACCCACTTGCGCGAAGTGGAGCAGGCGATCGGTGACCTGACCGCCCGCGCACTGCCCGGCGCGGGCGGCATCGGCGCGGTGTTCGGCGCGTTCGTCACCAGCGTCGCCGAGCAGCGCGACACCCTGACCGAGGACACCCACCAGAGCCTGTGCTGGCAGGCCGCGGCACTGGGCACCGCCCTGCTGCGGACCGTGGCCGGCACGAGCACGCCGCACTCCCCCGCGCAGGAGGATCTGCTGCGGCGCGCCCGGACCTACGCCGAGGAACACCTCGCCGACCCCGCGCTCAACGCCGCCGCCCTCGCCCGTGCCCTGCACGTCTCGCCGCGCTACCTGTTCAAGCTGTTCGCCGAGCGCGAGACCACGCCGGGCCGCTGGATCCAGGCCAGGCGGTTGGACCGGGCGCGCGCGGAGATCGCCGCCAACCCCGCCGTCCTGGTGTCGGTGGTCGCGGCCCGTTGCGGCTTCGCCGACCCCACCCACTTCTCCCGCGCGTTCAAGAGCCGGTTCGGACTCACCCCCAGCGCGTTCGCCGCGCGCGTCGCCGGACGGTGA
- a CDS encoding alpha/beta fold hydrolase codes for MSTFVLVHGSWAGGWHWADIRARLEQAGHRVHAPSLTGMADRHHLAGEHVGLHTHIDDVARLLEWERLTDVILVGHSYGGMVITGAAARVPERIAHVVYLDAFLPRAGEAAWDLLPWQREAFQQLRLPDRPWLVRPVDAAAFFPELGEGFDDNRPTPMPIATHEQPVPDAPAPGALPGTYIHCTAAPAYFDDVARRAADDGLAVVTLDAGHMALLTHAGEVSATLLELAQEAPR; via the coding sequence GTGAGCACTTTCGTCCTGGTCCACGGCTCCTGGGCAGGCGGTTGGCACTGGGCGGACATCCGGGCCCGTCTGGAGCAGGCGGGCCACCGCGTCCACGCGCCCAGCTTGACCGGCATGGCCGACCGGCACCATCTGGCCGGCGAACACGTCGGCCTGCACACCCACATCGACGACGTGGCCCGGCTGCTGGAATGGGAGCGGCTGACCGACGTGATCCTGGTCGGGCACAGCTACGGCGGCATGGTGATCACCGGCGCCGCCGCGCGGGTGCCCGAGCGGATCGCCCACGTGGTCTACCTCGACGCGTTCCTGCCCCGGGCGGGCGAGGCGGCCTGGGACCTGCTGCCGTGGCAGCGCGAGGCCTTCCAGCAGCTGCGCCTGCCGGACCGGCCCTGGCTGGTGCGGCCGGTCGACGCCGCGGCCTTCTTCCCCGAACTGGGCGAGGGCTTCGACGACAACCGCCCGACCCCGATGCCGATCGCCACCCACGAACAGCCGGTGCCGGACGCGCCCGCCCCGGGCGCACTGCCCGGTACCTACATCCACTGCACCGCGGCCCCGGCCTACTTCGACGACGTCGCGCGCCGGGCCGCCGACGACGGCCTGGCGGTCGTCACCCTCGACGCCGGGCACATGGCGTTGCTCACCCACGCCGGCGAGGTGAGCGCCACCCTGCTCGAGCTCGCCCAGGAGGCACCGCGATGA
- a CDS encoding nitrile hydratase — translation MSEDLERALTERAWRDPAFADELRTDPAAALARLGVEVPPGLRIDVRVQRRDTLYYVVPPAADDGGSGDEIVNQMDLWRSGDQFCWILPQHAKVALLAMRQAHRRWAAEQEGNAS, via the coding sequence ATGAGCGAGGATCTCGAACGGGCGCTGACCGAACGGGCCTGGCGCGACCCGGCTTTCGCCGACGAACTGCGCACCGATCCGGCCGCCGCGCTGGCCCGGCTGGGCGTCGAGGTGCCGCCGGGGCTGCGGATCGACGTCCGCGTGCAGCGCCGCGACACGCTGTACTACGTCGTCCCGCCCGCCGCCGACGACGGCGGATCGGGCGACGAGATCGTCAACCAGATGGACCTGTGGCGCAGCGGCGACCAGTTCTGCTGGATCCTGCCGCAGCACGCCAAGGTCGCGCTGCTGGCGATGCGGCAGGCACATCGTCGCTGGGCCGCCGAGCAGGAAGGCAACGCATCGTGA